The DNA segment TTTTGGAGTTGACTAGTACTATATTTGTTTGATTTAAGGTGCAAGACCATTGAGATTATCATAAATTATACggtactaccttcgtcccattATTTCTTACAGGTACTTGTCCAGATGCATAGCCTCAATTAAAAGAAATCATTTTGGGACGGCGGGGTAGCAATTTAACAGTAGatttaaaatctatatgaatTCAACAAGGGACCAAATCAGAAGGAATCAGTCAGATCCCATGTGACCAGACTAAAATTGTTGGTCGGTTGAGGACATGTAGATAAACAACCGCTTAAAATGAAACAATTTTTCAGTACGTCCTCCACACACAAACAAGCAGAATATAAAGAACACTTACAGTAAAACGAAATAATCAGCAATGAAGTTAAAAGCATTTCATATAAATTTTCTTTCAATGGAGTACTCTTATTTACCTTCTCACTTGCAGCGGAGTTGCTGCTACCGCCGGGAGAAGGAAACATGTTGGTAGTAGGAGCTTACTGCTCCAATGGCTAACTGTGGATTGCATCTATAAGCCTAGGGAGCAGGAATATATAGGGAGAAAATTAACATAAAACAACATGGCccaaaattaataaattaagtaAATTCAATGCAATGTGTAACGTTTTAATTTAAACAGTGGACTTGAAGCCTTATCTCTCCATTCTCCCCTATTAATTCTACGAGCTGTATCTCTCAGATACTTCTAAACATAGTCATTGCAAACGAGGAAGACTCATCATCAGTACAATAAATCCATTTAATTACCTTGTGCCAAAAAATGAGCTGTGTACGTATACACTTACTGAGCACTCAATTGCCACCTGCAGGCAGCGGAAACTTTTTAATAAGTACGCTATTTTGACTGGAAAACATAAGTACAACACTTATCTCTAACACAGTTGTCATGCAGCGTATTTCTGggccatatacatatatatggagcTTATCACTTAAGAGGAACAATTAATTACGGTATGATCAttataatcaattaatcatagGCTTAAACATATAATGATCCCTTCTGCTCGGCCAATCACGAGTGTCGTATATTCGATCAACACATAAAACATGTACACTATGATCCTGATAATTAATGTCATTTTATGCAGCTGATGATATGGAGTTCACCATTATACCCGTGCGTCGCATATATCATCACCCAAAATTGCAGTGAGAGCAACAACTAATCGAAATAAGTGCTCGATTGATGAGCAGCTTTGGAAGCTTCCTAGTGTTTTTGTTCTGTTGTTCCGGTCAAATTTGCATATTAATTCAGCTATTTCAAATTGTTGCCAGGTAGTAGTTGCAATTTGCGCCATGTTGTTTTTTTGTGATTTATTACCACATCACCTGTTCCTAAGCTCCTCCTAGCCATCCCCTCGTGTAAGCGTGTGTGATAGTCTACTGGCGAAGGGCGCAGGGTTCAGGCATTATATTTAATTGTCTTAAAAAAAGGTAAAGATATATTTAGCGTGCTTTCAGTAAGATTATATATTGGTGGAATTACAACTTAGCTTGGATTAACATGCAGCTAGTAAAAGGATGGAGTCATGCATTGTTCTTTTAGGaaaattaatcttcttgatATATATTGGGTCAGCCATTTAAATTGGATCCAATTGAAATGCATTCCGGTCAAGTATATAGCATTTGGTGTTTTGGTATGTggccatggatttttttttaatgggtTACATATATATGCGTGCTGTGTGCACATCATCAGTTACTACTCCCTCAAGTATTTTTTTAAGGTAGATACAAATATTAAgaaattaagaaagtaggtgaaaatgATTGGAGGAATgatgtgattggttgagaagagaaaataGGTGAAAAATTAAAAGGAGAAGGGTTGTGGTTGATTGAGAGGAAGGGGCATGTGGAGAATTAGCTTTATTTTGGAGTAAGTTACTTTATTGTATTAgaaatagttatatttgaaGATGAAAGTATAATAAGTTTGTACAGTATTATTGTGCTCACGTAGAAAGTAGCAAATTGGATTCATCACAAGATCGACAGCCCGGCTGGGTAGAGCAATTTACTTGGATTATTTAATCATGATGACTACTGTTGTCTAAATTTGGTCATAGTTGGCCGTTTACGAAACTAAACAATGCCAGTAGGTGACATGCCCACATATATTCTTCGTAAGGATCTGCGTATATTTTCCCTATTAATTAGAGCATCTCTATGGAGTAGGTATGAAAACGAATCAGAAAGGGATGGAAACCAGCTCTACtatattcatttttatttttcttcatcggaatcggaatcgatAATACGGATACGTAAACGAAATCAAATATTATCAAGTACAGATATTGAGAGAATACAAAATGAAACGAATACGATAACAAATATTTATCGGATTAGAAAATCCCCTCAAATTGAGCTTTTTGAATCAACGAAGAGATATagcattatttttctaaaataaaaccAACATTTCTAACTATTGTATCGTCGATTTCCCTATACGGTTATATAACCGTTTGTGAAAATCGAACTTTATAGTCGATTCCTTTAAGAGGCACGTATGTAAAACTGATTTTCACTTCCTGGTCCCTTAATTTCACCTAAGATATCATCCTCCTCATATAGTTTACTTGCCATCTCACGTATCTTGCTCTTGCTGTCTAGATTGAAGATactgtttattttatttcaccTTTCTGGAAATAGTAATGTTTGTTATGCCCGGATCCCACGATGCCCCCATCCACCACACCGGCGGTTGGATCTGCCACGCCACCTTCTGAGACCCCATCCCCGACCTCTCTCCCAGAGGCCCTCCTTTCCGCATCACCCGCCGGCCTCACCAGCAAGGCCCACCTTCCCCACGCTGACTCCACCAATCAGGCTCTTCCTTGCGTTGCCACACACCTCCACTCCCTCCCCCGGTTCACCCCAACCACTGTCCAGCGCATCTCCCTTCACGTGCTACTGCCAATGCACCGCACCATCACCGCTTATTCTCCCTCcacgcaacgccgccgccgatgctccctccacgcgccgccgctgccgctctctCCTGGTGCTACTGTCCcactgatgaggacatcactccTTTGAATACACACACTACCTCTCAACTTGTTATGCAAGATCCAATTACTAGAGCTCGCGCCCGACAATTGAATTTAtaggtgagctcgttcctaagTACTATTTATGTGCTTTTGAtgatagattgctacctaatgatttaATTATGATAGGAACTATAGAGAGGATTATGGAGTACTTGGAGAGAGGCTAAGAGATGGACAAAGTTGTCATGGACATTGAAGCCAAGATGAAGGTCCAACTCATATCAAGTTCATGTCCACCTCAAGCTCCAGGAGCAGTCCACACTAAAATTATCACCGAGATTGCATTTGGACTCCGATTTCGACGTCGAAATGGATATGGTCCTACGTCaaaattctttccgagtcaacGAGAATTGTCAAAACAAAAAGGCGTTCAGAATCAGTCTAGGTGCTACGTCACCGTTTTTGGGCCCATTGGGCTATGTATCGTGTTGGAGTCCAATAGGGATGTATCCATGAGTCCAAGGTCGACCCTATAACCTATATATTCAGTAGTTGTCATTGTGTTagggttgggttttgcttagattatttttgCTATTACAGTTTCGCTGCTAGTTTGGTTTGTGGAACCTCAACTTCGAGTTCTtgattaatcattcatctgtaaTTGAGTTGTTGTCTTTCTTGCTCTTACTTGTGTTTTTCGATTCACacacagggattagccttctcaaCGAGGTCAATCGGGTTTCGGCACGATTAATAACCAAAGGAGACGTGGCGCTGCGATTGCAGGGTTCAGACCATGTTGATCGAATGCCAGATcgtgtgtgtcaagtttccaCTAAATCGATAACTATCTTTACTTCACTTGATGGAAGGTCGAGCATCCCGTTGCCATCAAGTGGTATCAAAGCTTTAGGTATACCGTCAGTTTCATCTTTACCCTTGTATTATTTTTGCTTTCATCCAGTAGAACacgaaaaaaccaaaaaatatagtagtgtTAGGTTTATACCTATCCTTTAACCACTTTTAGTATTTTGCATAATTTTGTTTCAGAGTCCATAGTGTTGAGTTTGTGTCCTATGTCAAGTTAGTGGTCACTGGTTTAGATTCGCATTCGTAGTTCTAGATCTACCTGCTGCTTTGTGCGAAAGGCTGCCTTGAGATCGAGTTCTACTCAGTTTCAGATTGCTAGCCGTCTTGTGTTAATAACCCGTTTTCGCAAGCTTTATTAGATAGGTCGCAAAACATCATATGTTAGTCGCATAACCTATTACTCCCTAAGTTATTTTAGCAtctcccacattcatattgatggaATGAATCTAgtcaaatatatatgtctagattcattaatatcaatataaatgtgggaaataatagaatgacttacattatgaaacggaggaagtatgtgatTTTTAGTGGAAGGTGCAACAGGGTGTACACCTTGCGAAAGTACTATTTTCTCCATCTTACCGTTGTTATAACTTAGAAATGTAGATAACGTTTTATATGTACGGACAAATTTCAAATCCTAACGCACATGTCTTTGATCATATTTGGAGGTAAGAAACGTAAGGAACAGCTGGTACGGTGCTTGAATCCCATCCCAGAATCTAAATTGAGAACCTAGATTGTTTGATAAAATGAAGATTTTATGAGTAGCTGCGGGTATTTAAAGCTGTGTGCCACTACCGCAAATTAACAGCATATGACCTGCGCAATCTACAACTCTCTCCATATTCCATTAACCGGTGAGATTTCTCGTTTAGGAAACTAAGATTTCAAGTCAGACCATCTCACATACAACCATTAAATAGCCGACGTTGGAGAAtaattttaagagaaaattccctatctagcataaaaaaaattgttcttccCTCTTTAGCACCCAAACTTCAAAAGTTCCATATCTAGTCACTTCTAAAATTTTCCTTCCCTATGTAGCACTTCCGTTAGTTTTTACACTTGACGGTGTTAACTAGCGGGAGAAAAGACGGTTTTGCCCTTCTTTAGTTTTCAGACTTGCCCGATCGTTGGTATTTTAGACGTGCTTTCTCTTGATTTAACGTAGCACTGCAAATATAACGTGTCAATCCActcttttgaaaaataataataattatccTCCTGTGGTTTCACTtgtcattaattaatttaagtaATTAATAACGAACATCATGTACAGGTAAGTCTGAAAACTAAACAAGGGCAAAACCGTCTTTTCTCCTGCTAGTTAACACCGTCAAGTGTAAAAACTAACGAAAGTGCTACATAGGTAAGGGAAATTTTAGAAGTGCCTAGATAGGGAACTTTTTAAGATTAGGTGCTATAGAGGGAAGAACAACTTTTTTTGATGCTAgatagggaattttctctaattttaaAGGCTCTTtcgcttttcttttcttttctttttttcttttctaacttGATCATATTCTGTCTGCCGTTCGAATGAACTAAGCTTTCTTTGCACTTGCTCGCACACAATCCCATCTTAGGGGGCCAACAGCACAACGCAAGACAAGCATGTACACACAGGTCTACAACATACATTAAACTATGTTTATAACTTGGCAATATATTGGATATAAGCCAAGAACAAGAACTCTGCCCTTAATTGTAGGGTGAACGATATCTCATTCTATGGAAACCTCCGGTTTAGGTATGAAGTTATTCAGAAGATGTCCCGATGGAAGTGCCCTGGAATCGAGTTGGCTTGCTGAGCTTGCCTAAGATGCATGGACAGTGCATAGTTGTTTACCTGCACAGCAagaaaatgaataaaataaaacatcgGTAGCCAGAACCACTTATGATGCTTCAAAAAGGGCCAATAAACAAGAATAGCGAAAACAACTAAGATTGTTATACCTCCAGGCTTCTAATTTGCTCTTGGTACTGAGCAACCAGCTGCTTGAGTTGCTGAATCTCCTGGTTTCTCCCATCATGCTCCTTTTGGCGGTCGTGCTGAATTGCAACGGCTTTCTTTAGAATAGTATTTTCCCTGGTTATTGCTTCAAACTGTTCCTTATACACAGAGCTTTCCTGTTTGAAAGTAAGAATATCAGAGagaagttaatttattttaaaacttacCATCAAGTGTTCTCCATAGTAAACAATAGATTATAATCAGCACAAATCTGCAGTGCAATTCAGTTCATAACCATTGGAAGTTAATCCTCTGGAAAGCATCCAAATAAAAGATGTTAAAAGTCTACGTGGTAATCCATCATAGATATTCATGATGTTTGATCCCTCAAGGGGATGTCACCTCGTTGTTTGCATCAgtcaaataattatgaaaacaaattgagaagatgtattaacatgtgatatactccacaaacatgcaaattcaaattcaacttatacatctcgcaacgaaaaaaaattaaactacagctagttaacacatattcacagtcaaatttgtttttttttctttgcgagatgtagaagttgaatttgaacttgtatgtttgtgaagtgataacATGTcaatacatcttctcaattttttttcaatttttcttataactatttaagtgacatgcaaacaacaatGGGACATCCCCTTGAGGTATCAAAATCCACTCCCAACTCATACATCCAAGTCAATCCATGTTTTGGCATCCCCAAAAGTTATTTAACTAGCCTAGTAACAATAGTTGGTATATGGCTATATGCTTGATCAAATGTGTCCATATTTTAGAATCGGTCCTCAAGATTTGAAGTTTTCTGCTGGCCAAAGTAtcattttgcttttttttttttttacatttagtTTATCCATCTATATCATGTCCTGGAGAAGTATGTAAAACCCAGAGTTGCCAAAATGTGCTCATATGTTTAAAATGATTCTCCACTCAAACAGTTTTTCGCTGACCACTAGGTTACCCAGTAGGAACAACGATACCTTGGTAACCTAGAATGGACAAGGATGAAAGAACACGACAATATCATAACCACATCAAAGGTCAGATAACTAGCAAGCAGCCCTGAAAATTCTGAAGCACTCTTGGAAGGGATTTGAATTACCTTCTGAAAGCTCCCCATTGCACCAACATGAGCGGTCATGGACTTCTCAAACACCTCCAATACTCTAGAGGCACGAGCCTTTGCATCATCCATGTTAGAGGCATTAGTCATCTCGTTCACAAGAATCTCAACCCACTGGGTGCTGCTTGATGGAAAGTTATCAGCGCAGGGAGCATTTCCTATAGGTACAGCAGCTTCATTACCAGCCAAAATACCTGGACCATAAAGCAACACATCTGCCATACTTAATAATATTCTTCGGAACAATATTCTCAAAGTGGTCAAATTGGTTAATGCTAACAGGAGTTCTATTCTATGCCTAGAACTAAATTTGAAATACTGAGTTCGAAAGCATAAGTTTGTTGGTGCACTATACAGAAGAAGTTACAAAGGATGCAAAGTGAAAAGCATATAATAAAACGATATTTTATCTCAAGTTGTACAGCAATAGCCATGCAACTTTAGTTGAAGTCTTGGAGATCCAAAAGCATTCAAGTCAGCACctcaaataaagaaaaaacatatggtTACAAAATTGCTGATGATAGCATGCAGAGCATATTAAATGgaagacgttaaaaactaaattttgtATTGGAATCTTGCTTGATCAAACGTTGAAATCAGATGAGATTTCAGAGAAAGGAGATGGCAAGAGTCAGGTctagggaggagaggggatctAGAGGTTGTGAGATGCACAGAATAAAGgaattgaaatattttctataCGGGTGATTGAATTAATGAGCAGCCTTTTCTCATTGTGCCAATGCCTTTTTTTTGCTTAGTAAATATGATTATTCACACTACATAGTTGAATAATCTTTTGTGCCTACATTAGTGCATGGGTCTTTTGTGAtttcaaataattcaaatatacCAATCAAATCCTTGAATCCTATTTTCCCTAGGCTACCATATCAGACACTCGTGCCCAAGTTTGACACTTGCACCACAATCATGCGTTCAATGAGATAAAACTGTGTCACTAATTTCATAGAAAGCCATGCTCCAATTGGAAAAGTTGTTGTGAATAACAAAGCTAAGAAAACAGATCCGTATTGTATTACAATTCATCATTAGACAATCTAACATTGGCACTGAAAAACTGATTCCATAGGGTCTGTTCACAACACAGGAATTTTGCAAGAATTCTCAAGACAGTTTGATAATGAAAACCCTCAAGAGTTTGGACACCTAAGATGGTATCAACATAACATCATAGAAGATAGACAACATCCAGAGGTCCAAAGTTTACCTTCATCAGCCACTTGAAGCTCAGTAGACATTCCTGATGGAGATTGATAAATAGGATCCACATTACATTCTGTGGGTCCTACATGCAAATTGAGCAAGAACTTTATTGCTGAATCAAAATCGTTTTCACATTCCTCCAACGCGTTCTCAATAACCTGCAGGAACAAAAGTTTCCATAAGGTTTAAGTTACTAAATCGTTAAAAAGCTCCAACATGTGAACATACTTTGAATATGTTGACGAATTGTATCTAGAAAGCTGACAAACACAAGTGAAAATCTTTAGTGGTCAGGTTAAGGAAATTTTACCAGATATTGTAGGATATTATGCTTTGTTATAACAACAAGCACATTGTTCAGAGAATCCAAACGAACAGAAAAAAATGACTAtctgaacaaacaaaaaaatatggtaaCATAGCATTCCCGCGAGTGGCCATTTTAAGAAAAGAGGAAAGCAACCATATAAGGCCCATAGATGCTTCATAGAATTGCTGGCTATAATTCTTATGTGAATAATACGTTTTTCTAGGCAACAAAAACTTTTCTGGGAAGAGGTGTGCGCGGATCGCAAGGATCGGCATCAACGGACAAAAGGataacaaattaataaatgcTCCGATGCACTCCAGATTTCCATCAGTTAAAAGCCATTAATGTAAGTAAGTTCTCAATATCTACCAGTTCCGCTCAAAAACGACAATCGACAGTTCCCAAAGAAAACACTGACTaaactaaaataataaatacaaatCCATGCATAGAAAAAATTGCTATCACTCCAAGGAAAAAATGAACTGTAACATAAACCAAGTCACCATTCTCAAATAAATCCTAACACAAACCCTAACCAGGAACAAAGTCTGCGAGACCTGCATTCCataattgaagaaaaaatataggaacaCAGAAACCACATTTATTTCGTCAGGAAACTAGAAAATTGCAAGATTAGAACAAAACAAAGAGATCGCTAAATGATTAGATTACATGTACATATGGTAGCTTTGCTGCAATTCCATCTAACCTTTAAACCTAGCGATAGCAAGCGGCACAGACAGCACCACGCATAATCATGAGCAGGATGTGCTTGATTGGCTCACTCCTTACATAGCAACAGCACCAGCACCAGGTACTACTTTGGGACCAAAGATTAAACTTCCATCTCAAATCATAACACGCATGACTGCTAATTTACGAGGGAGACGAGCAGACGGCATCACCTCGAGGCCGACGGAGGGGAACCGCGGGCGGATCTGGGCGACGAGGGCCGGGTCGGCGAGCGGGCGGGAGGGCGAGGAACCTCCACGGAAGCAGGCGCGCTTGGAGGGCGGGGAGGACGGCGAATGGGGGAGGTCCTCGAAGAAGGAGGAGGCCCGTTTGCCGCACACCGCCGCGGACatggtgcccgccgccgccgccgcgcctcgcgTGGTAGGCgcgttagggttagggttagggtttggtggGAGGTGGAGCGGAGCAAGGCCCAGGAGAAATGGTTGGGAGGGGAGAATGGGAATCGGAGGATGCGATGCTTAACGGCGGTATACCGCCTTTGCGAGTGCTACCAAAGGCGTGGGGGATGCGTTGCGTTGCGTGCTTCCGTTGTCCTGCTTTTGCACCTTGCTTCACACTGCC comes from the Oryza glaberrima chromosome 9, OglaRS2, whole genome shotgun sequence genome and includes:
- the LOC127785244 gene encoding uncharacterized protein LOC127785244, with the protein product MSAAVCGKRASSFFEDLPHSPSSPPSKRACFRGGSSPSRPLADPALVAQIRPRFPSVGLEVIENALEECENDFDSAIKFLLNLHVGPTECNVDPIYQSPSGMSTELQVADEGILAGNEAAVPIGNAPCADNFPSSSTQWVEILVNEMTNASNMDDAKARASRVLEVFEKSMTAHVGAMGSFQKESSVYKEQFEAITRENTILKKAVAIQHDRQKEHDGRNQEIQQLKQLVAQYQEQIRSLEVNNYALSMHLRQAQQANSIPGHFHRDIF